Proteins from one Leptonema illini DSM 21528 genomic window:
- a CDS encoding NAD(P)/FAD-dependent oxidoreductase, whose translation MKRIAIIGSGISGMGAAYYLKDQFDVTVFEKENRPGGHTNTITVEEKDRLVPVDTGFIVFNHVTYPNLLRLFADLEIEQHPASMGFSVWNRRTGIQYCGSGLSGLFAQRRNLLRPWYYRFLLEANRFNAEAPADLHSGLLLDKSWTMREYLDVKGFDEAFRENYILPMGSAIWSTPMDHMLDFPAAALIRFFENHGLLGLNTHHQWYSVKGGSRTYLDRIRSLLKEDVHSGEAVLSVKRLGPDSVEVTTSLRVYSFDAVIMASHAPDTLRMLVDATPLEKDILSQFPYHPNKAVLHTDASVMPPIKRIWSAWNYKIDDAGQTTVYHMNRLQNLPTDTDYFVSINEIDQIREDKIVREIEYEHPLFNMRSLLAQKRFQDLNETGPVYFAGAYSRYGFHEDGLLSALKVVERLVREPAARPLETAGRWS comes from the coding sequence ATGAAACGTATTGCCATCATCGGAAGCGGAATCTCGGGCATGGGAGCCGCCTATTATCTGAAAGATCAATTCGACGTCACGGTTTTCGAGAAAGAGAATCGACCGGGCGGACATACGAATACGATCACCGTCGAAGAAAAAGACAGGCTCGTCCCCGTGGATACGGGCTTTATCGTCTTCAATCACGTTACCTACCCGAATCTGTTGCGCCTGTTCGCCGATCTTGAAATCGAACAGCATCCGGCATCGATGGGATTCTCGGTCTGGAACCGTCGCACGGGCATTCAGTACTGCGGATCGGGGTTATCCGGACTTTTTGCGCAGCGTCGCAATCTGCTGCGTCCCTGGTACTATCGTTTCTTGCTTGAGGCGAATCGCTTCAACGCCGAGGCGCCGGCCGATCTGCATTCCGGGCTGCTGCTTGATAAGTCCTGGACGATGCGCGAGTATCTTGATGTAAAAGGATTCGACGAGGCCTTTCGCGAGAACTACATCCTGCCTATGGGCTCGGCCATCTGGTCGACGCCGATGGATCATATGCTTGATTTCCCGGCGGCGGCGCTCATCCGCTTCTTTGAAAATCATGGCCTGCTCGGATTGAATACCCATCATCAGTGGTACTCGGTGAAGGGCGGAAGCCGCACCTACCTCGATCGCATTCGCTCTCTTTTGAAAGAAGACGTGCACAGCGGTGAAGCGGTGCTGTCGGTAAAGCGTCTCGGGCCCGATTCAGTTGAGGTAACGACGTCGCTGCGGGTCTATAGCTTCGATGCCGTCATCATGGCCAGCCATGCGCCCGATACGCTGCGTATGCTTGTCGATGCGACGCCGCTTGAAAAAGATATTCTCTCGCAGTTCCCGTATCATCCCAATAAAGCGGTGCTGCATACCGATGCATCGGTTATGCCGCCCATCAAGCGCATCTGGTCGGCCTGGAATTACAAGATCGACGATGCCGGACAGACGACCGTATATCACATGAACCGTCTGCAGAATCTGCCCACCGATACGGATTACTTCGTTTCGATCAATGAGATCGATCAAATCCGCGAAGATAAGATCGTGCGAGAGATCGAATACGAACATCCGCTGTTCAACATGCGTTCGCTCCTTGCACAGAAGCGTTTTCAGGATTTGAACGAAACAGGTCCTGTTTATTTTGCTGGCGCATATTCTCGCTATGGCTTCCATGAGGATGGCCTTCTTTCGGCTCTGAAAGTCGTCGAACGGCTTGTGCGCGAGCCGGCAGCAAGGCCCTTAGAAACGGCGGGGAGGTGGTCGTGA
- a CDS encoding SAM-dependent methyltransferase — protein sequence MKRANTTILERNKIKNTPVARTTLATPQASASPAPTSPRGIFERVFVSALARNHIGALHVFKEDGTGFVFGDSGDAVPAIIHVKDRRFFAHVVLFGEVGFGEAFMLDYFDSPDLYRALEWFVQNSRSTPTLSAATVQHLLVGALGFYNRILHLLRPNNETTAKKNIAEHYDIGNALYKEMLDPTMAYSAAIYQSIDSSENLEQAQIRKFERICEKLNLRPGLHLLEIGSGWGGFAIHAARQHGVKVTTVTISEEQFALAKERIEREGLSHLIEIRLQDFRRIEGRFDRIVSIEMAEALGRRFFDVYFRKIASLLSEEGLAVLQYINYPESRYERYANSSDFIQKHIFPGGLLLSHREVLNSLHRTADLCLYDLESFGLSYARSLQQWRLNFNASLDHIRAPGYDETFIRKWNYYLTSCEVAFTERYINVCQILLSRPQNRELPDTAK from the coding sequence ATGAAACGAGCAAACACTACGATCCTCGAAAGAAATAAAATAAAAAACACGCCCGTCGCCCGTACGACACTGGCAACACCTCAAGCATCCGCCTCGCCCGCGCCCACCTCGCCGCGCGGTATCTTTGAGCGCGTCTTTGTCTCGGCTCTCGCTCGAAACCACATCGGAGCCCTGCATGTGTTCAAAGAAGACGGAACAGGCTTTGTGTTCGGCGATAGCGGCGATGCAGTCCCCGCAATCATACATGTGAAAGACCGCCGTTTCTTCGCCCATGTCGTTCTCTTCGGAGAGGTCGGCTTCGGCGAGGCGTTTATGCTCGACTATTTCGACTCGCCCGATCTATACCGGGCCCTTGAGTGGTTCGTGCAGAACTCGCGCTCGACGCCCACGCTGAGCGCGGCGACCGTGCAGCATCTGCTTGTCGGAGCGTTAGGCTTCTACAATCGCATCCTGCATCTTCTGCGTCCGAACAATGAAACGACGGCGAAGAAGAATATCGCAGAGCATTACGACATCGGCAACGCTCTTTATAAAGAGATGCTCGACCCGACGATGGCGTATTCCGCTGCCATCTATCAATCGATCGACTCTTCTGAAAATCTCGAGCAGGCACAGATTCGCAAGTTCGAGCGCATTTGCGAGAAGCTGAATCTGCGTCCCGGGCTGCACCTGCTTGAGATCGGCAGCGGCTGGGGCGGATTCGCCATTCATGCTGCCAGACAGCACGGCGTAAAGGTGACGACCGTTACCATTTCAGAAGAGCAGTTTGCTCTCGCGAAAGAGCGCATCGAACGCGAAGGACTTTCTCATCTTATAGAGATTCGCCTTCAAGATTTCAGGCGCATCGAAGGTCGCTTTGATCGCATCGTCTCGATTGAGATGGCCGAGGCGCTTGGTCGACGCTTCTTCGACGTCTACTTTCGCAAAATCGCCTCGCTTCTATCAGAGGAGGGTCTGGCCGTATTACAGTACATCAACTATCCGGAGTCGCGCTACGAGCGTTATGCAAACTCCTCGGACTTTATTCAAAAGCATATCTTTCCAGGCGGGTTGCTTCTCAGTCATCGCGAGGTGTTGAACTCCCTTCATCGCACGGCAGACCTTTGCCTGTATGATCTTGAAAGCTTCGGCCTCAGCTATGCCCGCTCTCTGCAGCAGTGGCGCCTGAATTTCAACGCCTCTCTGGATCATATCAGGGCGCCTGGCTACGACGAGACGTTCATCAGAAAATGGAACTACTATCTGACGAGCTGCGAGGTAGCTTTCACAGAGCGCTATATTAACGTCTGTCAGATCCTTCTCTCACGGCCACAGAATCGAGAGCTGCCTGATACGGCGAAATAA
- a CDS encoding SRPBCC family protein: MKLFVFEQEQFVPGRPADIWNFFADPANLKIITPPYMGFDIASDAGQRTFAGQIISYTVRPLLGIPLSWITEITHVEEGLSFIDEQRFGPYRFWHHRHLFAKAKGGVLMTDTVHYGLPLPLFENTINELIVRPKLEQIFAFRRKKIEELF; this comes from the coding sequence ATGAAGCTTTTCGTATTTGAACAGGAGCAGTTTGTTCCAGGCAGGCCGGCCGATATCTGGAACTTCTTCGCAGACCCAGCGAATCTCAAGATCATCACGCCTCCGTATATGGGCTTCGACATTGCCTCGGATGCAGGCCAGCGCACGTTTGCCGGGCAGATCATCTCTTATACCGTGCGCCCGCTGCTCGGCATTCCGCTTTCCTGGATTACCGAGATCACGCATGTAGAAGAAGGCCTGTCTTTTATCGACGAGCAGCGCTTCGGACCTTATCGCTTCTGGCATCACCGGCACCTTTTCGCTAAGGCAAAAGGAGGCGTCCTCATGACCGATACGGTGCACTACGGATTGCCTCTTCCGCTCTTTGAGAATACGATCAACGAGCTCATCGTGCGCCCGAAGCTCGAACAGATATTCGCCTTCCGGCGAAAGAAGATCGAAGAGCTCTTTTAG